The Castanea sativa cultivar Marrone di Chiusa Pesio chromosome 4, ASM4071231v1 sequence tttgttatatttgttttttcaaaagtaatttttttcaagtttcaacattaaaaataatgaaatcttactttaaatattttaaattagccatataatcattaaaaatgaaacattaactaaatttaaatacaaaaaattgattagtaattttgcattttaagaaacgataaacttttaaatattttaactacattgaaatacaaaattactaattaaatgtGAAAAAGACCACAtttaaaattgtcattttagGCCTCAAACCATATTGAGTTGTCATGTATATATCAATACACTATTAGTGAGGGTATTAAGAAGGAAAGAAATTCCAACAAGTTTGGCCTCTTTGCCCAGATGATGGTACATAGGAAATATAATTCTCCATGTTAAATGATGTGACATAGATGtacttttaaatttgaaatatttaatttgagtaataaaatatattcattaaaaaaaaaaagataaaaacaataaaGGGCGGACTTTTTCTTGATTATGAGACAAGTTAAGAGCTCAATACATAGAATGCGTGGTATTGGTCAAGAGCATAGATAAAATAATTGCTCAGAAGACTCATTCATTGACTAGAAAGAATTGGTCAGCAGCACACAGAAAATAATTGCTCATATCCAAAGACTCATTCCTTGACCATAAAGAATGAGTAAGAGTGAAAGacacaccaaaaaataaaaaagaaaggtaatGTAACAAATCATGTTTCAGTAGACCAAGTTGTGTTTCATAAGATagtagaaaaaaattcaaaagtccTTGCCTTGTTGACCGGCAAACGCTGTTCTAGACGCTTGATTTTGGCTTTGTTTCCTCGTCTATTCCTTTAGACACTATTCTCATGATAGCAATACATGACCTAATAGCCTTTGGATTCCtccttttgattttttcttcattttgaaaacTTCCTCACATGTTTCGAAAACTCACAGCAAGTTCTTCCCATGATCATAGATGGTTCAGCCTCAAAAGTGTATATAAGAATGTGTCAACAATGTTGTAGTGCAATTCAAGTTAGCAAACAAGCTTGTTAGAACTTGATTCCATTTCTCACAACAATTCTATCATGAGGAAATCTGAAGACCTTGAGCAAGTTTTCCATTACTTTGATGAAGATGGTGATGGGAAAGTATCGGCCTCAGACTTGAGACATGGTTTGAGTCTTATGGGTGGAGACCTATTTTCAAAAGAGATTGAGGTTGCAATGGAGGCATTGGATTCTGATGGAGATGGTTTCTTGGGTTTAGAAGATTTTATTGGGCTAATGGAAGGaggagaagaggaagagaagatAAAGGATTTGAGAGAGGCTTTTGCAATGTATGATATGGAAGGTTGTGGCTTTATTACACCCAAGAGTTTGAAAAGAATGCTCAGCAGATTGGGTGACTCAAAGTCGATTGAAGAGTGCAGAGTGATGATCAATCAGTTTGATTTGAATGGAGATGGTGTGCTTAGTTTTGAAGAATTTAGAATTATGATGCTGTAATCATTTAAGACATCCCCTGTGTGATGATTAGATTTTTAATTTGTCAATCATTTTATGCATCCCCTGTGTGATGATTAGATTTTTGGTATGTCTCAATCATTTTAGGCATCCCCTGTGTGATGATTAGATTTTTAATGTGTGTATCAATATTTCTTTCAATTCACCAGTTTCTAAAATATACAGTTGCAATGTtgttttcaattgaattttattaGTGTTAATTATTCTTTACTTGTATTATTTCATAGTATAAAGTGTAAAAAGAATCTATTATGATAAAATGGGTGGTATTTCTTTCattaacatttatttatatgaactaAATGTTATTACACATTATCCCTCTTATAGTGTCTGGTCTTATAATCATGTAGGACTCACATACTATGAGAGGAagaatgttatatataaatgcaTAAGATATGTTCTCTTCATTTACACCTTTAACATATTctaattttactctttttttttaatttgaaatgaaaatctcattttagcttaatctaagtgtacatGTAATCGAAACTTTATATTGAAGACTTGAACCTCAATCTTTGTCCCTCCTACCCTACTAGTACTTGTGGAATAACCATGCCAAAAATGTGCGGTGATATATATGCTAAATTAACTAACAAGCTTGACAATTAACCCCTGCCTCTCTCGTATAAGTGATCATCTACATCACTTGTAGAGATCACCAAGAGATCGACCACAACTCATGCATACAGTGACACCATTCCTAGCTTGGATTGAGGGATCCGCCTttcaaattaaacatataagaaaaaaaaaatagggaatAATTGGCCTTCAACGAGTCTTGGACCTCTTGGTGCAGATGTGCCTATTGATCTTgctcaaaattttgtaaaattcatTGATGAGACAGATATATAAGCAGATAACGTTTAAAGGGacatcattttaatattatcttataaatgaaaaataaataaattcgaAAATTGctatatttcatataaatttaaataaaattaataaataaaaagaagatattgaCCTTTAGGTACAGACCATAGAATAAGTTAAAATCTATTAAAATTATGATcataaactttttattaaaaaaaatcatatattagaTGTCCCAAGAGagaataaaagacaaacaaaaaaccaaaaaaaggagAGTAGGAATTTTTCTACCTTCTAAAAACTTCTTCCTTGAGCACATCAAGATATAAATAATACAGGGCAAAGTACAATTTCATAGATGCAAATAGTATGCATAGCTTCAAATTTCAACTTGTCTAAAACTATAATAATACTCCCAAATATACAACGCAgcaattttcattattttccttATAAACATGAAGGAACTTTTAtccttttttaatataaaattttccctttttttctttaatttttcatttatttttactCATTTccttggaaaaaaagaaaaaagaaaaaaaaggaagcatatttgcgctccgtttgtttcaatggaaaacattgtgtaaagatagttttccatattttttagtatttggtagcattagaaaaaatgagtcaaaggaaaattatctttaatcaacataaaaagtatagcttattttagaaattttttttcactaatttttttcGAAAACATTTATATCTCACTGTAAgctaaataaggaaaactaaaaGATtgttttcaacttatttaaggttaccaccaaacattagaaaatgatagttttatagaaaatattttttaaaaaatgactcattttctagaaaacattattGCTGAATCAAAAAATTTTGGGACAAATGGATATTCGAATTTTAACAactcaacaaacacaaaaacttttacaactctttttataacatttgaaattttgaagtgATAGCGTTACTTTTACTATAGGATCACCGAtactaacatttattttattatatatcaattacaacctacttttttctcaaaaaaaatattcacaacccacttcttcaataattttaaaaaattatgaaatttattgtgcatctaaacttatataattttgacttattgttagaaaaatatgctaaaaatattacaaattttcctatataatatttacaaaatgATATGTcaatgaatgtgattaataAACTTCAAAAAGGAAATTTCTAAAAttgctacaaattttactatagaaAGCTTGCAAACTAAAGTGGCAATAAACATGATTCCTAAATCCTAACCACtaaataaatgaatgtttaaatTGTTTTTGGTGATT is a genomic window containing:
- the LOC142633139 gene encoding uncharacterized protein LOC142633139; translated protein: MRKSEDLEQVFHYFDEDGDGKVSASDLRHGLSLMGGDLFSKEIEVAMEALDSDGDGFLGLEDFIGLMEGGEEEEKIKDLREAFAMYDMEGCGFITPKSLKRMLSRLGDSKSIEECRVMINQFDLNGDGVLSFEEFRIMML